One region of Bubalus kerabau isolate K-KA32 ecotype Philippines breed swamp buffalo chromosome 6, PCC_UOA_SB_1v2, whole genome shotgun sequence genomic DNA includes:
- the RORC gene encoding nuclear receptor ROR-gamma isoform X4 produces MRRPLRSEIPQCWRGTCWGEARADSTGDKYFSWASNAFRVLFPPLCSMAASTQCFQLQGTFLGCCSPPRLLCPWDSPAQIEVIPCKICGDKSSGIHYGVITCEGCKGFFRRSQQCNVAYSCTRQQNCPIDRTSRNRCQHCRLQKCLALGMSRDAVKFGRMSKKQRDSLHAEVQKQLQQRQQQQREQAAKTPPVGAQGADTLACTLGHPDGQLPLGSSPDLPEASACPPSLLRAPGCGPSYSNSLAKTGLNGASYHLEYSPERGKAEGRENFYGTGSQLAPDRGGLHSEDPRRPGLGEPGRGLDSYFTPSFRSTPEVPYASLTEIEHLVQNVCKSYRETCQLRLEDLLRQRSNIFSREEVAGYQRKSMWEMWGRCAHRLTEAIQYVVEFAKRLPGFMELCQNDQIVLLKAGAMEVVLVRMCRAYNADNDTVFFEGKYGGVELFRALGCSELISSIFDFSRSLSALRFSEDEIALYTALVLINANRPGLQEKRKVEQLQCNLELAFHHHLCKTHRQGILAKLPPKGKLRSLCSQHVEKLQTFQHLHPIVVQAAFPPLYKELFSTEIESPEGLSK; encoded by the exons ATGAGAA GGCCACTGAGGAGTGAGATCCCACAATGCTGGAGGGGAACTTGTTGGGGAGAGGCAAGAGCCGACTCCACAGGAGACAAGTACTTCTCTTGGGCCTCAAACGCCTTCAGGGTTCTCTTCCCACCGCTGTGCTCAATGGCAGCCAGCACACAGTGTTTCCAGCTGCAAGGCACTTTCCTCGG ttgttgtagcccgccaaggctcctctgtccatgggattctccag CACAAATTGAAGTGATTCCGTGTAAAATCTGTGGGGACAAGTCATCTGGGATCCACTACGGGGTTATCACCTGTGAGGGGTGCAAG GGCTTCTTCCGCCGGAGCCAGCAGTGCAACGTGGCCTACTCCTGCACGCGCCAGCAGAACTGCCCCATCGACCGCACGAGCCGCAACCGATGCCAGCACTGCCGCCTGCAGAAGTGCCTGGCCCTGGGCATGTCCCGAGATG CTGTCAAGTTTGGCCGCATGTCCAAGAAGCAAAGGGACAGCCTGCATGCAGAGGTGCAGAAACAGCTGCAGCAGCGGCAACAGCAGCAACGGGAACAAGCGGCCAAGACCCCTCCCGTGGGAGCCCAAGGAGCAGACACCCTCGCCTGCACCTTGGGGCACCCGGATGGGCAGCTACCCCTGGGCTCCTCGCCTGACCTGCCAGAGGCCTCAGCCTGTCCCCCCAGTCTCCTGAGGGCTCCAGGCTGCGGGCCCTCCTACTCCAACAGCCTGGCCAAGACTGGGCTCAATGGGGCCTCGTACCACCTGGAATATAGCCCTGAGCGGGGCAAGGCTGAGGGCAGGGAGAACTTCTATGGCACAGGCAGCCAGCTGGCCCCAGACAGGGGCGGACTTCACTCTGAGGACCCCAGGCGTCCTGGGCTTGGGGAGCCAGGACGGGGCCTGGACAGCTACTTCACCCCCAGTTTCCGCAGCACCCCAGAGGTGCCTTATGCTTCCCTGACAGAGATTG AGCACCTGGTGCAGAACGTTTGCAAGTCCTACCGGGAGACATGTCAGCTGCGGCTGGAGGACCTGCTCCGTCAGCGCTCCAACATCTTCTCACGAGAGGAGGTGGCTGGCTACCAGAGGAAG tcgatgtgggagatgtggggacGCTGTGCCCACCGACTCACCGAGGCCATTCAGTATGTGGTGGAGTTCGCTAAGAGGCTCCCGGGCTTTATGGAGCTCTGCCAGAACGACCAGATCGTGCTACTCAAAGCAG GAGCCATGGAAGTGGTGCTGGTCAGGATGTGCCGGGCCTACAACGCTGACAACGACACAGTCTTTTTTGAAGGCAAATACGGTGGCGTGGAGCTGTTCCGAGCCTTgg GCTGCAGTGAACTCATCAGCTCCATCTTTGACTTCTCCCGCTCCCTGAGTGCCTTACGCTTTTCAGAGGACGAAATCGCCCTCTACACAGCCCTCGTCCTCATCAATGCCA ACCGGCCAGGgctccaagagaaaagaaaagtagaaCAGCTGCAGTGCAATCTGGAGCTGGCCTTTCATCATCATCTCTGCAAGACTCATCGCCAAGGCATCCTGGCAAAG CTGCCACCCAAGGGGAAGCTGCGGAGCCTGTGTAGCCAGCACGTGGAAAAGCTGCAAACCTTCCAGCATCTCCACCCTATCGTGGTCCAAGCTGCTTTCCCTCCACTCTACAAGGAACTCTTCAGCACTGAAATCGAGTCACCCGAGGGACTGTCCAAGTGA
- the RORC gene encoding nuclear receptor ROR-gamma isoform X7, with protein sequence MRTQIEVIPCKICGDKSSGIHYGVITCEGCKGFFRRSQQCNVAYSCTRQQNCPIDRTSRNRCQHCRLQKCLALGMSRDAVKFGRMSKKQRDSLHAEVQKQLQQRQQQQREQAAKTPPVGAQGADTLACTLGHPDGQLPLGSSPDLPEASACPPSLLRAPGCGPSYSNSLAKTGLNGASYHLEYSPERGKAEGRENFYGTGSQLAPDRGGLHSEDPRRPGLGEPGRGLDSYFTPSFRSTPEVPYASLTEIEHLVQNVCKSYRETCQLRLEDLLRQRSNIFSREEVAGYQRKSMWEMWGRCAHRLTEAIQYVVEFAKRLPGFMELCQNDQIVLLKAGAMEVVLVRMCRAYNADNDTVFFEGKYGGVELFRALGCSELISSIFDFSRSLSALRFSEDEIALYTALVLINANRPGLQEKRKVEQLQCNLELAFHHHLCKTHRQGILAKLPPKGKLRSLCSQHVEKLQTFQHLHPIVVQAAFPPLYKELFSTEIESPEGLSK encoded by the exons ATGAGAA CACAAATTGAAGTGATTCCGTGTAAAATCTGTGGGGACAAGTCATCTGGGATCCACTACGGGGTTATCACCTGTGAGGGGTGCAAG GGCTTCTTCCGCCGGAGCCAGCAGTGCAACGTGGCCTACTCCTGCACGCGCCAGCAGAACTGCCCCATCGACCGCACGAGCCGCAACCGATGCCAGCACTGCCGCCTGCAGAAGTGCCTGGCCCTGGGCATGTCCCGAGATG CTGTCAAGTTTGGCCGCATGTCCAAGAAGCAAAGGGACAGCCTGCATGCAGAGGTGCAGAAACAGCTGCAGCAGCGGCAACAGCAGCAACGGGAACAAGCGGCCAAGACCCCTCCCGTGGGAGCCCAAGGAGCAGACACCCTCGCCTGCACCTTGGGGCACCCGGATGGGCAGCTACCCCTGGGCTCCTCGCCTGACCTGCCAGAGGCCTCAGCCTGTCCCCCCAGTCTCCTGAGGGCTCCAGGCTGCGGGCCCTCCTACTCCAACAGCCTGGCCAAGACTGGGCTCAATGGGGCCTCGTACCACCTGGAATATAGCCCTGAGCGGGGCAAGGCTGAGGGCAGGGAGAACTTCTATGGCACAGGCAGCCAGCTGGCCCCAGACAGGGGCGGACTTCACTCTGAGGACCCCAGGCGTCCTGGGCTTGGGGAGCCAGGACGGGGCCTGGACAGCTACTTCACCCCCAGTTTCCGCAGCACCCCAGAGGTGCCTTATGCTTCCCTGACAGAGATTG AGCACCTGGTGCAGAACGTTTGCAAGTCCTACCGGGAGACATGTCAGCTGCGGCTGGAGGACCTGCTCCGTCAGCGCTCCAACATCTTCTCACGAGAGGAGGTGGCTGGCTACCAGAGGAAG tcgatgtgggagatgtggggacGCTGTGCCCACCGACTCACCGAGGCCATTCAGTATGTGGTGGAGTTCGCTAAGAGGCTCCCGGGCTTTATGGAGCTCTGCCAGAACGACCAGATCGTGCTACTCAAAGCAG GAGCCATGGAAGTGGTGCTGGTCAGGATGTGCCGGGCCTACAACGCTGACAACGACACAGTCTTTTTTGAAGGCAAATACGGTGGCGTGGAGCTGTTCCGAGCCTTgg GCTGCAGTGAACTCATCAGCTCCATCTTTGACTTCTCCCGCTCCCTGAGTGCCTTACGCTTTTCAGAGGACGAAATCGCCCTCTACACAGCCCTCGTCCTCATCAATGCCA ACCGGCCAGGgctccaagagaaaagaaaagtagaaCAGCTGCAGTGCAATCTGGAGCTGGCCTTTCATCATCATCTCTGCAAGACTCATCGCCAAGGCATCCTGGCAAAG CTGCCACCCAAGGGGAAGCTGCGGAGCCTGTGTAGCCAGCACGTGGAAAAGCTGCAAACCTTCCAGCATCTCCACCCTATCGTGGTCCAAGCTGCTTTCCCTCCACTCTACAAGGAACTCTTCAGCACTGAAATCGAGTCACCCGAGGGACTGTCCAAGTGA
- the RORC gene encoding nuclear receptor ROR-gamma isoform X2, producing the protein MDRAPQRHHRASQELLAAKKTHTWPLRSEIPQCWRGTCWGEARADSTGDKYFSWASNAFRVLFPPLCSMAASTQCFQLQGTFLGCCSPPRLLCPWDSPAQIEVIPCKICGDKSSGIHYGVITCEGCKGFFRRSQQCNVAYSCTRQQNCPIDRTSRNRCQHCRLQKCLALGMSRDAVKFGRMSKKQRDSLHAEVQKQLQQRQQQQREQAAKTPPVGAQGADTLACTLGHPDGQLPLGSSPDLPEASACPPSLLRAPGCGPSYSNSLAKTGLNGASYHLEYSPERGKAEGRENFYGTGSQLAPDRGGLHSEDPRRPGLGEPGRGLDSYFTPSFRSTPEVPYASLTEIEHLVQNVCKSYRETCQLRLEDLLRQRSNIFSREEVAGYQRKSMWEMWGRCAHRLTEAIQYVVEFAKRLPGFMELCQNDQIVLLKAGAMEVVLVRMCRAYNADNDTVFFEGKYGGVELFRALGCSELISSIFDFSRSLSALRFSEDEIALYTALVLINANRPGLQEKRKVEQLQCNLELAFHHHLCKTHRQGILAKLPPKGKLRSLCSQHVEKLQTFQHLHPIVVQAAFPPLYKELFSTEIESPEGLSK; encoded by the exons GGCCACTGAGGAGTGAGATCCCACAATGCTGGAGGGGAACTTGTTGGGGAGAGGCAAGAGCCGACTCCACAGGAGACAAGTACTTCTCTTGGGCCTCAAACGCCTTCAGGGTTCTCTTCCCACCGCTGTGCTCAATGGCAGCCAGCACACAGTGTTTCCAGCTGCAAGGCACTTTCCTCGG ttgttgtagcccgccaaggctcctctgtccatgggattctccag CACAAATTGAAGTGATTCCGTGTAAAATCTGTGGGGACAAGTCATCTGGGATCCACTACGGGGTTATCACCTGTGAGGGGTGCAAG GGCTTCTTCCGCCGGAGCCAGCAGTGCAACGTGGCCTACTCCTGCACGCGCCAGCAGAACTGCCCCATCGACCGCACGAGCCGCAACCGATGCCAGCACTGCCGCCTGCAGAAGTGCCTGGCCCTGGGCATGTCCCGAGATG CTGTCAAGTTTGGCCGCATGTCCAAGAAGCAAAGGGACAGCCTGCATGCAGAGGTGCAGAAACAGCTGCAGCAGCGGCAACAGCAGCAACGGGAACAAGCGGCCAAGACCCCTCCCGTGGGAGCCCAAGGAGCAGACACCCTCGCCTGCACCTTGGGGCACCCGGATGGGCAGCTACCCCTGGGCTCCTCGCCTGACCTGCCAGAGGCCTCAGCCTGTCCCCCCAGTCTCCTGAGGGCTCCAGGCTGCGGGCCCTCCTACTCCAACAGCCTGGCCAAGACTGGGCTCAATGGGGCCTCGTACCACCTGGAATATAGCCCTGAGCGGGGCAAGGCTGAGGGCAGGGAGAACTTCTATGGCACAGGCAGCCAGCTGGCCCCAGACAGGGGCGGACTTCACTCTGAGGACCCCAGGCGTCCTGGGCTTGGGGAGCCAGGACGGGGCCTGGACAGCTACTTCACCCCCAGTTTCCGCAGCACCCCAGAGGTGCCTTATGCTTCCCTGACAGAGATTG AGCACCTGGTGCAGAACGTTTGCAAGTCCTACCGGGAGACATGTCAGCTGCGGCTGGAGGACCTGCTCCGTCAGCGCTCCAACATCTTCTCACGAGAGGAGGTGGCTGGCTACCAGAGGAAG tcgatgtgggagatgtggggacGCTGTGCCCACCGACTCACCGAGGCCATTCAGTATGTGGTGGAGTTCGCTAAGAGGCTCCCGGGCTTTATGGAGCTCTGCCAGAACGACCAGATCGTGCTACTCAAAGCAG GAGCCATGGAAGTGGTGCTGGTCAGGATGTGCCGGGCCTACAACGCTGACAACGACACAGTCTTTTTTGAAGGCAAATACGGTGGCGTGGAGCTGTTCCGAGCCTTgg GCTGCAGTGAACTCATCAGCTCCATCTTTGACTTCTCCCGCTCCCTGAGTGCCTTACGCTTTTCAGAGGACGAAATCGCCCTCTACACAGCCCTCGTCCTCATCAATGCCA ACCGGCCAGGgctccaagagaaaagaaaagtagaaCAGCTGCAGTGCAATCTGGAGCTGGCCTTTCATCATCATCTCTGCAAGACTCATCGCCAAGGCATCCTGGCAAAG CTGCCACCCAAGGGGAAGCTGCGGAGCCTGTGTAGCCAGCACGTGGAAAAGCTGCAAACCTTCCAGCATCTCCACCCTATCGTGGTCCAAGCTGCTTTCCCTCCACTCTACAAGGAACTCTTCAGCACTGAAATCGAGTCACCCGAGGGACTGTCCAAGTGA
- the RORC gene encoding nuclear receptor ROR-gamma isoform X3 — translation MDRAPQRHHRASQGKRPCSLTELLAAKKTHTWPLRSEIPQCWRGTCWGEARADSTGDKYFSWASNAFRVLFPPLCSMAASTQCFQLQGTFLGCCSPPRLLCPWDSPAQIEVIPCKICGDKSSGIHYGVITCEGCKGFFRRSQQCNVAYSCTRQQNCPIDRTSRNRCQHCRLQKCLALGMSRDAVKFGRMSKKQRDSLHAEVQKQLQQRQQQQREQAAKTPPVGAQGADTLACTLGHPDGQLPLGSSPDLPEASACPPSLLRAPGCGPSYSNSLAKTGLNGASYHLEYSPERGKAEGRENFYGTGSQLAPDRGGLHSEDPRRPGLGEPGRGLDSYFTPSFRSTPEVPYASLTEIEHLVQNVCKSYRETCQLRLEDLLRQRSNIFSREEVAGYQRKSMWEMWGRCAHRLTEAIQYVVEFAKRLPGFMELCQNDQIVLLKAGAMEVVLVRMCRAYNADNDTVFFEGCSELISSIFDFSRSLSALRFSEDEIALYTALVLINANRPGLQEKRKVEQLQCNLELAFHHHLCKTHRQGILAKLPPKGKLRSLCSQHVEKLQTFQHLHPIVVQAAFPPLYKELFSTEIESPEGLSK, via the exons GGCCACTGAGGAGTGAGATCCCACAATGCTGGAGGGGAACTTGTTGGGGAGAGGCAAGAGCCGACTCCACAGGAGACAAGTACTTCTCTTGGGCCTCAAACGCCTTCAGGGTTCTCTTCCCACCGCTGTGCTCAATGGCAGCCAGCACACAGTGTTTCCAGCTGCAAGGCACTTTCCTCGG ttgttgtagcccgccaaggctcctctgtccatgggattctccag CACAAATTGAAGTGATTCCGTGTAAAATCTGTGGGGACAAGTCATCTGGGATCCACTACGGGGTTATCACCTGTGAGGGGTGCAAG GGCTTCTTCCGCCGGAGCCAGCAGTGCAACGTGGCCTACTCCTGCACGCGCCAGCAGAACTGCCCCATCGACCGCACGAGCCGCAACCGATGCCAGCACTGCCGCCTGCAGAAGTGCCTGGCCCTGGGCATGTCCCGAGATG CTGTCAAGTTTGGCCGCATGTCCAAGAAGCAAAGGGACAGCCTGCATGCAGAGGTGCAGAAACAGCTGCAGCAGCGGCAACAGCAGCAACGGGAACAAGCGGCCAAGACCCCTCCCGTGGGAGCCCAAGGAGCAGACACCCTCGCCTGCACCTTGGGGCACCCGGATGGGCAGCTACCCCTGGGCTCCTCGCCTGACCTGCCAGAGGCCTCAGCCTGTCCCCCCAGTCTCCTGAGGGCTCCAGGCTGCGGGCCCTCCTACTCCAACAGCCTGGCCAAGACTGGGCTCAATGGGGCCTCGTACCACCTGGAATATAGCCCTGAGCGGGGCAAGGCTGAGGGCAGGGAGAACTTCTATGGCACAGGCAGCCAGCTGGCCCCAGACAGGGGCGGACTTCACTCTGAGGACCCCAGGCGTCCTGGGCTTGGGGAGCCAGGACGGGGCCTGGACAGCTACTTCACCCCCAGTTTCCGCAGCACCCCAGAGGTGCCTTATGCTTCCCTGACAGAGATTG AGCACCTGGTGCAGAACGTTTGCAAGTCCTACCGGGAGACATGTCAGCTGCGGCTGGAGGACCTGCTCCGTCAGCGCTCCAACATCTTCTCACGAGAGGAGGTGGCTGGCTACCAGAGGAAG tcgatgtgggagatgtggggacGCTGTGCCCACCGACTCACCGAGGCCATTCAGTATGTGGTGGAGTTCGCTAAGAGGCTCCCGGGCTTTATGGAGCTCTGCCAGAACGACCAGATCGTGCTACTCAAAGCAG GAGCCATGGAAGTGGTGCTGGTCAGGATGTGCCGGGCCTACAACGCTGACAACGACACAGTCTTTTTTGAAG GCTGCAGTGAACTCATCAGCTCCATCTTTGACTTCTCCCGCTCCCTGAGTGCCTTACGCTTTTCAGAGGACGAAATCGCCCTCTACACAGCCCTCGTCCTCATCAATGCCA ACCGGCCAGGgctccaagagaaaagaaaagtagaaCAGCTGCAGTGCAATCTGGAGCTGGCCTTTCATCATCATCTCTGCAAGACTCATCGCCAAGGCATCCTGGCAAAG CTGCCACCCAAGGGGAAGCTGCGGAGCCTGTGTAGCCAGCACGTGGAAAAGCTGCAAACCTTCCAGCATCTCCACCCTATCGTGGTCCAAGCTGCTTTCCCTCCACTCTACAAGGAACTCTTCAGCACTGAAATCGAGTCACCCGAGGGACTGTCCAAGTGA
- the RORC gene encoding nuclear receptor ROR-gamma isoform X8, with protein sequence MDRAPQRHHRASQGKRPCSLTELLAAKKTHTWPLRSEIPQCWRGTCWGEARADSTGDKYFSWASNAFRVLFPPLCSMAASTQCFQLQGTFLGCCSPPRLLCPWDSPAQIEVIPCKICGDKSSGIHYGVITCEGCKGFFRRSQQCNVAYSCTRQQNCPIDRTSRNRCQHCRLQKCLALGMSRDEHLVQNVCKSYRETCQLRLEDLLRQRSNIFSREEVAGYQRKSMWEMWGRCAHRLTEAIQYVVEFAKRLPGFMELCQNDQIVLLKAGAMEVVLVRMCRAYNADNDTVFFEGKYGGVELFRALGCSELISSIFDFSRSLSALRFSEDEIALYTALVLINANRPGLQEKRKVEQLQCNLELAFHHHLCKTHRQGILAKLPPKGKLRSLCSQHVEKLQTFQHLHPIVVQAAFPPLYKELFSTEIESPEGLSK encoded by the exons GGCCACTGAGGAGTGAGATCCCACAATGCTGGAGGGGAACTTGTTGGGGAGAGGCAAGAGCCGACTCCACAGGAGACAAGTACTTCTCTTGGGCCTCAAACGCCTTCAGGGTTCTCTTCCCACCGCTGTGCTCAATGGCAGCCAGCACACAGTGTTTCCAGCTGCAAGGCACTTTCCTCGG ttgttgtagcccgccaaggctcctctgtccatgggattctccag CACAAATTGAAGTGATTCCGTGTAAAATCTGTGGGGACAAGTCATCTGGGATCCACTACGGGGTTATCACCTGTGAGGGGTGCAAG GGCTTCTTCCGCCGGAGCCAGCAGTGCAACGTGGCCTACTCCTGCACGCGCCAGCAGAACTGCCCCATCGACCGCACGAGCCGCAACCGATGCCAGCACTGCCGCCTGCAGAAGTGCCTGGCCCTGGGCATGTCCCGAGATG AGCACCTGGTGCAGAACGTTTGCAAGTCCTACCGGGAGACATGTCAGCTGCGGCTGGAGGACCTGCTCCGTCAGCGCTCCAACATCTTCTCACGAGAGGAGGTGGCTGGCTACCAGAGGAAG tcgatgtgggagatgtggggacGCTGTGCCCACCGACTCACCGAGGCCATTCAGTATGTGGTGGAGTTCGCTAAGAGGCTCCCGGGCTTTATGGAGCTCTGCCAGAACGACCAGATCGTGCTACTCAAAGCAG GAGCCATGGAAGTGGTGCTGGTCAGGATGTGCCGGGCCTACAACGCTGACAACGACACAGTCTTTTTTGAAGGCAAATACGGTGGCGTGGAGCTGTTCCGAGCCTTgg GCTGCAGTGAACTCATCAGCTCCATCTTTGACTTCTCCCGCTCCCTGAGTGCCTTACGCTTTTCAGAGGACGAAATCGCCCTCTACACAGCCCTCGTCCTCATCAATGCCA ACCGGCCAGGgctccaagagaaaagaaaagtagaaCAGCTGCAGTGCAATCTGGAGCTGGCCTTTCATCATCATCTCTGCAAGACTCATCGCCAAGGCATCCTGGCAAAG CTGCCACCCAAGGGGAAGCTGCGGAGCCTGTGTAGCCAGCACGTGGAAAAGCTGCAAACCTTCCAGCATCTCCACCCTATCGTGGTCCAAGCTGCTTTCCCTCCACTCTACAAGGAACTCTTCAGCACTGAAATCGAGTCACCCGAGGGACTGTCCAAGTGA
- the RORC gene encoding nuclear receptor ROR-gamma isoform X1, giving the protein MDRAPQRHHRASQGKRPCSLTELLAAKKTHTWPLRSEIPQCWRGTCWGEARADSTGDKYFSWASNAFRVLFPPLCSMAASTQCFQLQGTFLGCCSPPRLLCPWDSPAQIEVIPCKICGDKSSGIHYGVITCEGCKGFFRRSQQCNVAYSCTRQQNCPIDRTSRNRCQHCRLQKCLALGMSRDAVKFGRMSKKQRDSLHAEVQKQLQQRQQQQREQAAKTPPVGAQGADTLACTLGHPDGQLPLGSSPDLPEASACPPSLLRAPGCGPSYSNSLAKTGLNGASYHLEYSPERGKAEGRENFYGTGSQLAPDRGGLHSEDPRRPGLGEPGRGLDSYFTPSFRSTPEVPYASLTEIEHLVQNVCKSYRETCQLRLEDLLRQRSNIFSREEVAGYQRKSMWEMWGRCAHRLTEAIQYVVEFAKRLPGFMELCQNDQIVLLKAGAMEVVLVRMCRAYNADNDTVFFEGKYGGVELFRALGCSELISSIFDFSRSLSALRFSEDEIALYTALVLINANRPGLQEKRKVEQLQCNLELAFHHHLCKTHRQGILAKLPPKGKLRSLCSQHVEKLQTFQHLHPIVVQAAFPPLYKELFSTEIESPEGLSK; this is encoded by the exons GGCCACTGAGGAGTGAGATCCCACAATGCTGGAGGGGAACTTGTTGGGGAGAGGCAAGAGCCGACTCCACAGGAGACAAGTACTTCTCTTGGGCCTCAAACGCCTTCAGGGTTCTCTTCCCACCGCTGTGCTCAATGGCAGCCAGCACACAGTGTTTCCAGCTGCAAGGCACTTTCCTCGG ttgttgtagcccgccaaggctcctctgtccatgggattctccag CACAAATTGAAGTGATTCCGTGTAAAATCTGTGGGGACAAGTCATCTGGGATCCACTACGGGGTTATCACCTGTGAGGGGTGCAAG GGCTTCTTCCGCCGGAGCCAGCAGTGCAACGTGGCCTACTCCTGCACGCGCCAGCAGAACTGCCCCATCGACCGCACGAGCCGCAACCGATGCCAGCACTGCCGCCTGCAGAAGTGCCTGGCCCTGGGCATGTCCCGAGATG CTGTCAAGTTTGGCCGCATGTCCAAGAAGCAAAGGGACAGCCTGCATGCAGAGGTGCAGAAACAGCTGCAGCAGCGGCAACAGCAGCAACGGGAACAAGCGGCCAAGACCCCTCCCGTGGGAGCCCAAGGAGCAGACACCCTCGCCTGCACCTTGGGGCACCCGGATGGGCAGCTACCCCTGGGCTCCTCGCCTGACCTGCCAGAGGCCTCAGCCTGTCCCCCCAGTCTCCTGAGGGCTCCAGGCTGCGGGCCCTCCTACTCCAACAGCCTGGCCAAGACTGGGCTCAATGGGGCCTCGTACCACCTGGAATATAGCCCTGAGCGGGGCAAGGCTGAGGGCAGGGAGAACTTCTATGGCACAGGCAGCCAGCTGGCCCCAGACAGGGGCGGACTTCACTCTGAGGACCCCAGGCGTCCTGGGCTTGGGGAGCCAGGACGGGGCCTGGACAGCTACTTCACCCCCAGTTTCCGCAGCACCCCAGAGGTGCCTTATGCTTCCCTGACAGAGATTG AGCACCTGGTGCAGAACGTTTGCAAGTCCTACCGGGAGACATGTCAGCTGCGGCTGGAGGACCTGCTCCGTCAGCGCTCCAACATCTTCTCACGAGAGGAGGTGGCTGGCTACCAGAGGAAG tcgatgtgggagatgtggggacGCTGTGCCCACCGACTCACCGAGGCCATTCAGTATGTGGTGGAGTTCGCTAAGAGGCTCCCGGGCTTTATGGAGCTCTGCCAGAACGACCAGATCGTGCTACTCAAAGCAG GAGCCATGGAAGTGGTGCTGGTCAGGATGTGCCGGGCCTACAACGCTGACAACGACACAGTCTTTTTTGAAGGCAAATACGGTGGCGTGGAGCTGTTCCGAGCCTTgg GCTGCAGTGAACTCATCAGCTCCATCTTTGACTTCTCCCGCTCCCTGAGTGCCTTACGCTTTTCAGAGGACGAAATCGCCCTCTACACAGCCCTCGTCCTCATCAATGCCA ACCGGCCAGGgctccaagagaaaagaaaagtagaaCAGCTGCAGTGCAATCTGGAGCTGGCCTTTCATCATCATCTCTGCAAGACTCATCGCCAAGGCATCCTGGCAAAG CTGCCACCCAAGGGGAAGCTGCGGAGCCTGTGTAGCCAGCACGTGGAAAAGCTGCAAACCTTCCAGCATCTCCACCCTATCGTGGTCCAAGCTGCTTTCCCTCCACTCTACAAGGAACTCTTCAGCACTGAAATCGAGTCACCCGAGGGACTGTCCAAGTGA